The genomic DNA CTGATATTTTAGGATTAAGCCAAGAAAATCAACATATTAAGAACATGCGTGATAGCAATAATTTGGCCAAGGTGCGTTTGTCTGTATCTCAGGAAAGTCTTAAACTTATTGATAAAACATATCAAAATATTCGCGAAAGTATAATCATTTCTAATGAAGCTGGCGAAAAATTTGATATTAATTTTTCTGAAAAAAGCAAAGAATATTTAAAATACATGACAGATTTAGTCAACACAACTTTAAATGGATCTTATTTGTTTGCTGGAAATAATACTTCTGAGAAGCCTTTGCAGGATTATTTTGCAAAGGATTCTCCTGCTAAAAAATCTTTTGATAAAATCTTAGATGATTTTCTCACTAACAATTCTAAAGATAAGAAGCTAAATATTGCTGATATGAATTCTAATCAAATGGCTGAATTCATCGATAAATTAGAACAATTTTTTTTGGATAACGATTATTGGGATAAAAATTGGTCAAATGCTTCTTATCAAAATATCAAGCAAAATATTAATGGTTCTGATGTAATCGATGTTTCTGTTAATGCCAATATAGATGGAATTAGAAGATTGGCGCTTTGTTCTGTTATTGGCATAGAACTTATCGGTAAAGATATTAGTCCTGAATCTAGGGAGGTTATCAGTACAAAAATGTTTAATCATATATCTAAAGGATTAGAAGATATTAATAAGCATCATTCTTTGCTAGGTATATCTGAAAAAAGTATAGATGAAGTCAATCTGTTTCTTGAAAAAAAAGAAACGATAATTGAAACTTATGTTACAAAAACAATTGGCATAGATAAATATAAAACAATTATGACATTAGAGGATATCATTAATAAGATAGATATATCTTATGCGATTACTGCTAAAATAAATAAACTTAGTTTTTTAAAAGTACTTTGATATTGATTATATTTAGTATGGGAATGTATTTATAGATGCGTCAATATTATAATGAAATTGTACAGGGATCATCAGAAGAAGCTAGAAAACGTGAATTATGGATTATAAATGAATCTATTTCTTTGCTATCAAATGCTAAAGAATGTGAAAAAAATAGCATCGAAATAGTTAAAGCATTATTTTATACTACTCGTGTATGGACTATTTTTGTTCAAGATTTAATTTCTGAAAATAATCAGTTGCCCAATGATTTAAAACTAAATTTAATTTCAATTGGTTTATGGATTTTGGAAGAGTGTGCGCTGATTAGACGTAATAAATCAGATAATTATCAAGGGATAATTGATATTAGCGCTCAGATTAGGGATGGGCTAAAGTGAATTAATTCATCGTCATATTAATCGTTTGTATATTTAAATAAGATGTAAACTATATCTAATAGTGTTGTTTTTTTAGATTGATTTTTAATATATTTTTAGGAGATTTTATTATGGAAATAAATGCTGGAATGAATTCTATAAATAATAAATCATTAAAATCAGAACCTGGTTCCGTTCTTAAGCATGATGCATTCCTAAAGCTCTTAATATCTCAAATGAAGTATCAAGATCCAACAGAACCTATGAAAGCGAGTGAACAAGTTGCACAATTAGCTGTTTTTTCTCAGATGGAACAATCTGTTAAGATGAATTCTACTCTGCAGGAGTTACTAAGTAGTAATAATCTTGCTCAAGCTAGTAGTTATATTGGAAAAAATATAGTTAGTCCTGATGGAGATTTAAGCGGTGAAATTGCAACTGTTAAAGTATCACCAAAAGGTTTAACAGCTATTACTATTGATAATACAGAGATTCCAATCAATACAGGTATTAGTTTATCCAGTCAAAAAAAATGATTGAATAAGATGGCTCTAATATTTTTAGAATGATATCAGAATGAATGAAGCAGATATTTTGGAGATTGCTAGAGCAGCAATGAAGACTATTTTAATGGTAAGTGCTCCTGCATTATTATCTGCAATGTTTTTTGGTATTTTGGTATCATTTTTACAAGCTATTACCCAGATACAAGAAGTGACTCTTACTTTTGTGCCTAAAATTGTAGCTGTTTTTATTGCTCTGATTATTTCTGCACCGTTTATAGGTTCTCAAATGTCCATTTTCTTTAATTTAATTTTGTCGCGGATTCAATTTAGCTTTTGAAAAAAGACAATCTTCACACAATTATTATCTGTTAAATCTTATCTGTTAAAAATTAAT from Candidatus Liberibacter americanus str. Sao Paulo includes the following:
- the flgD gene encoding flagellar hook assembly protein FlgD gives rise to the protein MEINAGMNSINNKSLKSEPGSVLKHDAFLKLLISQMKYQDPTEPMKASEQVAQLAVFSQMEQSVKMNSTLQELLSSNNLAQASSYIGKNIVSPDGDLSGEIATVKVSPKGLTAITIDNTEIPINTGISLSSQKK
- the fliQ gene encoding flagellar biosynthesis protein FliQ translates to MNEADILEIARAAMKTILMVSAPALLSAMFFGILVSFLQAITQIQEVTLTFVPKIVAVFIALIISAPFIGSQMSIFFNLILSRIQFSF
- a CDS encoding flagellar hook-associated family protein: MRANGVSTSSIIYCMNFYNKKLESNLTQLRKETVTGQYSDFGVNFGSKVSDILGLSQENQHIKNMRDSNNLAKVRLSVSQESLKLIDKTYQNIRESIIISNEAGEKFDINFSEKSKEYLKYMTDLVNTTLNGSYLFAGNNTSEKPLQDYFAKDSPAKKSFDKILDDFLTNNSKDKKLNIADMNSNQMAEFIDKLEQFFLDNDYWDKNWSNASYQNIKQNINGSDVIDVSVNANIDGIRRLALCSVIGIELIGKDISPESREVISTKMFNHISKGLEDINKHHSLLGISEKSIDEVNLFLEKKETIIETYVTKTIGIDKYKTIMTLEDIINKIDISYAITAKINKLSFLKVL
- the flaF gene encoding flagellar biosynthesis regulator FlaF, which gives rise to MRQYYNEIVQGSSEEARKRELWIINESISLLSNAKECEKNSIEIVKALFYTTRVWTIFVQDLISENNQLPNDLKLNLISIGLWILEECALIRRNKSDNYQGIIDISAQIRDGLK